A genomic region of Desulfonatronovibrio hydrogenovorans DSM 9292 contains the following coding sequences:
- a CDS encoding HDOD domain-containing protein, producing MEHEKAQFFLRKLSGIKNDLPVSAQFLGDLFRQTSPDSISSLDEIARTISRDQGLTAKVLSRANSAYYGFQAQISSISRAANLLGFFEVRKIILAVSLSDLGAKVDKTVFNLSRYWEHQCFVASLAEEIGIMCGRNDSADLFTMGILHDLGKLMVVLYASKDWLEIVKLAHMEDISLNQAEDKFWGMDHALIGAMVLRQWNFPESITEVVNWHHNPDMCDPKYLQQAEIINLADFISRNLEENTFSRVTRSFSKLGLDMDKTLSTAKTMLTGPELMELKSLFSN from the coding sequence ATGGAGCATGAAAAAGCCCAGTTTTTTTTGCGCAAACTTTCCGGAATCAAAAATGATCTTCCGGTATCAGCGCAGTTTTTGGGTGACTTGTTCAGGCAGACTTCCCCTGATTCAATCTCCAGCCTGGATGAAATCGCCAGAACCATCTCCAGGGACCAGGGTCTGACTGCAAAAGTCCTGTCCAGAGCCAATTCTGCATATTACGGATTTCAGGCCCAGATATCCTCCATTTCAAGAGCTGCCAACCTGCTGGGATTTTTTGAAGTAAGAAAAATCATCCTGGCTGTTTCTCTGTCTGATCTAGGGGCCAAAGTGGACAAAACTGTTTTCAATCTGAGCCGATACTGGGAACACCAGTGTTTTGTCGCATCCTTGGCTGAAGAAATCGGCATTATGTGTGGACGCAATGACTCGGCTGACCTCTTTACCATGGGCATTCTTCATGATCTGGGCAAGCTCATGGTTGTACTTTATGCCTCAAAGGACTGGCTGGAAATAGTAAAGCTGGCCCACATGGAAGATATATCCCTGAACCAGGCTGAAGATAAATTCTGGGGCATGGACCATGCTCTTATCGGGGCTATGGTTCTCAGACAATGGAATTTCCCGGAATCCATAACCGAGGTTGTCAACTGGCATCACAACCCTGACATGTGTGATCCAAAATATTTACAACAAGCTGAGATCATCAATCTGGCTGATTTTATCAGCCGAAACCTTGAAGAGAATACCTTTTCCAGAGTGACCAGGTCTTTTTCCAAACTTGGACTGGACATGGACAAAACCCTTTCAACCGCCAAGACCATGTTGACCGGTCCTGAACTCATGGAACTCAAAAGCCTCTTTTCCAACTGA